The Girardinichthys multiradiatus isolate DD_20200921_A chromosome 23, DD_fGirMul_XY1, whole genome shotgun sequence DNA segment AAGTCAGCAGTCAGACCATCAAGGCAGACGTGGATATTGGTTAGGCAAAAGCAGGAAGTTCAATTAGGTGCGATAACATCAATGAACAAATGAGTGTTTGACCGCAGCTGCTTTGTGTATTTTATCTTGTGCCATTTGCTACACATGTAGCAATAGCTGAAGTGACATTTCACAACTAAACAAGTTGAGTGGGAAAACTGTACATAGATTTTCAGAGTTTAAGTAGCATTAAGTAACATTTGACAACTAGATTACTATAGTACAGTTAAAGCCTCACCAGTAAACCACCAAGACTGACTATATATGGAGAAAAATTtgactttcagctgcttccattcactaTACCCATGTTTCACCAAACCAGTTTCACAATGTTTATCATCTTTGGCATCTGGGAATATTTGCAAGTTTGGAAAATTGTAGTCATGAAAGGCATTATCCGATCACGCTGCAGAAAGAAACTTTAGGAATgagaacatttttcaaatttttgtaaTGGTTTGTaaggtttttgcctttttcaaaGGTAACATCAGAAAGTATTTCCACAAAAGAACAAGGCTTTTCCAAATCTCTGTTTAGTGCAGAGCTAGATAAGATCAGAATAAAGCTAGATTCCAGCATCCTTATCTTCCTGCCATATTTTTCATCAGTGCTTACATTGTAACAACACAGTGTAGTGCCCTCTGATGGAACATGCAAGTAAGCAATAGAAAACTCACTTGGGCACAacttgtataatttttttttcgcAAGTGCCTCCCCCAGATGGAATGGCGCCCTGGACAGTAAGCCATATTGCCCATATTAAAAATCACCACTGGTTACAGATCGAATTCAGCTCACCTGGGGAGCCGTACTCATGGCGCGGCAGACGGCAGATCTTGGGCATGACTTCTATCAGAGTTTTTACATACTGCAGAATGGTGCCCTGTAACTGCAAAGTGACAGAGAAGATATATGGATGACAGCAGACACAGGAAGGAGAGAGTACAAGAAGAGAGATAAGAGAGAGTAAAAAGTTTTAGAAGCCAGCACATTCAGGGGGAAGAAATATGTTTATACccgtggagaaaaaaaattaagataaaATACCAGGCTCTTGACAATCTTGAGAAGCTCCTCCATCACTACGGCAATGCCTTGGTAACCGAGGAGGCGGCAGATGGTCTTGAAATGAGGCGGGCCGACAAAGTTTCTGTATGAGCTGTATATGTGGGAGTAGGCAATGTTCAGAGgctgagaagaaaaacaaagagtgaGGAAAAACAATCTCAGTCTGAGCTACATTCTTCTTAAAACAGGTAAggctttttattaaaaaaaggaacCTTGTCCTACCTTGGACCCATACAGGTAATAAGGCTGCACATTGGCTGGCTTATCTCTTTGAGGCTCCTGGGTGAAGGGAATAGCTGTACGTACAAAGCTGAGGGGATGGGGGGGGGAAGTTAAACGCTAAGAGGTGGAAGCAAAATGATAAATCTACTATTATACTGACCGGTTTGTGGATCCATTGTAGCAGTAGTTTGGAAGGAAATCAAAGTTCAGCTCCCAGAAGACGTGGAGTGTGATTCGTCCGTAGGGGGCCGAGACATTGTGGTTGGCCTCACGGAACATGGCGTCAAAGCTGTCCAGAGTCATGTGCTTGGACAGCAGCCGGTGGGTCAGCCTGTTGATCTCCAGCAGCCACTCCAACTCCTGCCCAGATGTTAGGAAGCAGCATGAGAAAGATGATGCACAAGGAAACAGCATACCTTCACCAGTGTTCCCAGAGAATATCTTACCACTATGGAAGTCAGGTCCTCACTCTCAAAGCGGCTGATGGCATGGTCCAAAGACTTATACATTGCGGCTGAGATCCTCTGGGTGATCAGGCGGTTCAGATCGATTGATCGACCCAAAAGCTAAAAGATGTACAGTTAAACAGACAAATCAAGTGCAACATTAACAGTGGAAATCACTGGTATCCACAAATGTGAGAACAAAACATCTCCAGTTTCTGTGTACCTGTACGTGTCTCTGCTTGAGCAGCGTCTCGTAACGGTTCGATGGTGGATACGGAATGATGACACCATAATTTTTACACTCCGCTCTGAAGCGCTTGTCTAGGAGGACACTGTGGATGGAGCACACCAAACTGTATTTAGAGGAAGTTTACATAAACTGCTTCAACATCTGCCAACAACTTTAAGCAGTGCTTAGGAGAACTTAAGATCCTCTACCTTCCGGCCATTGCCTTGTAGTAGGCAAATATCTGATCAGCCAACTTGTACACAAACTGATCAAAGCAAAGGTTTAcctaagaagaagaaaaactcaATGACCTGTGTTTCTGAGAAggattttcttatttgtttagacTTAAATTGTGGCTATTACCCCTTACCTCGGCTTCAATTTCATCATAAAGGAACTGCTTCTTGAACTTAGTGAGAGCGTAATAGCCACTGTCATTATACAGGTCTAGAGGATACAGAACATATCTAGAAGAGGGAGGGTGGAAGTTGTTATTATGAGTTTATTTACGAAGGATAAACCGAAACCGATCGTGATGGTGAGCTAGTCTTACTCCATCATGGAAGGCTCCTTGGTCTCCAGGATATGGTCGGTGAGAATCCAGGGCATAGACATCTCGATGGGGAACTGGATTCTGCGGCCCATGGTGAGCTCCAGGAAGAACTCCCTGAACCACAGCTGGGACAGGTCACAGCACTGCTGCAGGGCCTCTGCTCAGCATTAGGATGAGACAACCGAAAGGGATAGGGTTACTAAAATGTTGacaaaaaaacctttttgtgttgtttgttgAAACTTGGCCACATGCAGGTTTGCAGATTGCAAAAATAACGAGATTAAAGAAGTTTGACCTGAACCAATGACTTCTTTGAAGCCCTACTGGGTTCTGAACTCACCACTGAAGTTAAGCAGGTGTGTGAAGAAGAAGGAATGCTTGTGGAAGTCTTCTATGGCCACCACAATGGGTCCATCAAGACTGCTGCGAAGAGTTTTCTTAGATCCACTCTTATCTGCTATTAATGACTCCAGCATGGTGCGTACCATGTagagctgcagaaaaacaacaaataaaaacacaaaagtgttttttttttctttgtttagctAAAAGGCTTCTCTTAAGTTCTGGCATACAGATGCTACTGCAGCTTTTTTTGCAAACCTCTGTAGTATTTGGCCCAATTTGGGAGCAAGTTATGAGACATCCTACTGCTCTTGTGAGAATATATTGCTTTGCTTCTTTACCTGTGTGCTGGAGGGGCCCACTGCTCGACGAGGCACCTTGATGTCAAACCCACCCTTTGGGTCCTTTTCTCCCCTCAGACAGGGGTCGTTTGGAggctctctccctccctcccagtCACAGACAGTCTTTCGAATGGCCTGCAGGACACTatgtaagaaagaaaaagcaatGATAAAGGTAGTCCAAACAATAGAAATGTTCTTCATTAGGAAGAGTTATTGATTTTGATGTTACAGGTACCTGATAAGGACATTCTTCTTCTTGCGTACAGCCTGGCGCAGCGGCTCTCTCAGGGTCACCTGAGCAAAGTCCTGCAGAGCTGCGTAGATTGTATTCCTGATGGCCTGATTGAACACAGACTCCATGCGACCCATCAGAACCTACACAGTACAAGACACATAATTATTGTCTTTATCTTTACCAACATTATGTTTCTCAGGACTCCCGATCCTAAACTCAGCTTTTAGAATGTCATTTCAAGATGAATCCTATTTAtattatatacagtgccttgcaaaagtattcccactGTTATTATATTATATCCCACATTATCCCATAACAACCACAGACTTTGGTGTattttagaccaacacaaagtagtgcaagaTTGTGGAgcgaaaaaaaatatatagttttcattaaaatctatttaaaatctgaaaggtgtcgTCTCCCTTTGTGTTTATTCTCCCtgatttttctgtcttttgggGTTAGCCCTGAATACTCACATTCTTAAACAGCTTTAGGTTTAAGCCATTTCAGCACCTGAATATGCTATAGTTCTGGCTGTTCTTTTAGGGTTGCTGTCCTCCTGGGAGGAGAACCTCTGCGCCAGTCCTAAGTTTGTTTTCAAACTCCTTCACATTttttctctgacctgtctgctgtgttcctttgtctATATGATGCATTTCGATCACAGATGTtatccaacaaacctctgaggctttcacagagCATCTGTatatatactgagattaaattacacagcgGTGGGCTGTAGGAGAATTTGTTGCAGTGGATTTTGTTTAAGGAAATCAGGGTAAAAGGTGCTACATGGATATGCATGCGTAGgatggtggcagcaccatgctgtcGAGACTCCTCCAAAACACGTGCAGCTGTAGTAGTAGCAAATGGTGGTTTTACACCAATATTTACTCAGAGGCGCTGAATAAAATTGCACGTAACTTAAAACATCCCAAACATTTACCTGCAGCCCTTTGATCATGGCAATGACCTCAACGAGGGCAAACTTCTCCTCGCTGGTGTAATTATAACGTGTGGCCCGCTCATACTCCTCCGCTGTGCCCGGACAGTCCTTATTGCAGAATTTATCTGTGGGATGCACCAGCTTCCAGGAGTACTGCGGGAGACAAAGCAGCGTTAAAAACAGATCAAAGCCAGAAAGATCAAtggtaaaaacaacaaaaagaggCCTAACTTCTCTAAACCCACACATATCGACATCTGGGCATAAGCAGTTCTCCCTGCCCACAGCGGAACATGCAATCGCAGTCCTTTACTCACAACTTCCATGACGTGCGTGCTCCACTTGGACAGCAGCTGCAGGCCCCTCAGAGCCAGGTCAAAGAGCTCCCTGTACTCCTCGTCCGACTTCTGGCTGTCCAGGCCGGAGCCCGTCACCACCTCGCTGTTGCTGTAGCGCGCCAGCTCCGAGATGAAGCGGATGTGGTCGTCCCTGATCTGCACCATCTGCTCGCACAGGTTGTACTGCGGGGAGATGCTGCTCTGGGTGCACGTCCACCTGTGCAGAGGGAAAACATAAATGGAGGTGTGGATGGAAAGCGAGAGCAGATGggagttttaatgttggttTTGACTGAGGGCAACAGGAGGCTGTATCTTTAACCTGTTTCGTTGGCTGTATGGGTATGGGTAACTTACCTGGACTTGTTCTCTTCATAGTGAGCACTCGTCTCTATGTAGCGTGACAACTCGATCTGCATGTCTCCGAAAAGCGGCACGACTTGAAGCTGATAAATAGATTTATTGAACACCTTACATTTAGACATGTTTCTGCATCTGAGACAagccaaagacaaaaaaaaaggtagATACACTTACTTTGAAGAACTTGTCGATCTTGctcaggttgatcctctttttggCATCTAGTTTGTAGATATTACTCACATTCCCGTCCATCAGGTACAGACCAAAACCCATAACCTGCCAGACATGAAGAAGAGATGGGAGATTTCATCTTGTTTCTTACAGGCTGGTAGAAGATGAAGAAGTTAGATGTGCTTTTTACCTTAAGCAGCATGTGTTTCTCACTGGGCgtcaaatacattttgttttcataatagTCCACGCAGATGTTGACGATGTCAGCCAAAAGCTCCTCGTAACCGGGAATAACCTCCAACTGTTGGTGCAGGCACTacggaagaaagaagaaaaacaaaaacagcagacCAGGCTTCAGACCCCAAGTAGGAAAAACACGGACTACTTCCCAGAACAGTTAGTTTTGTCTTGAAGCACCaaacaaaaatttgtttttcttttcctttttgtggAGCTTTTAAACTAAATGGCATCCATGAGATCCTTGCATCATCTGCCAAATATTGCTCTTTTAGACTTCCAAATATGTGTATAatggaaacataaaaaataaaacataaacactcTTAGTGAAGCAAatgatttttgttatttgtttatttcattaaaaaaaaaaaaatctgaaattagatatttcttttcaaattccAAAGCATTTTTCAGCAGACGACATATATTTTCAATCTGTACAACTAAGTGTGGCCATTGGGAAGGTAAAACTAATTTAACTTAGAATCCTTTTTCAGACTTgaacttttttaattaaataagaaACTGTAGAAGTGAGGACCTGAAGGTTTGCCAGTCCTTTTTCTACTTTCCTTCAGATGTCTGCGCAGAGGATAACTATAATGTTCCATTATCCACTTTCTACAGCCAGTGGGTCTCTACAATATTGAGTTTAAGCATTAACAGTCCATATGCTTTATTATTAGaagattttctttccatttgctGAAGTTCTTGGCCTAAAGTTTCTAAGTGGTTGTTTTCACAAGAAAACCATTGGTcagcttcaaaaaaaaaaaaaaaatacagatgtgaaaacaaaaatgacatttttatggcACCAAAACCACAGGCACGCAATTTTATAGTGACACCcagaagatgaagatgaagaaagaTCACACTAACCTGAGTGATCCTGTTGTGGTTGGCTAAAAACATGGAGAGATTCTGGGACTCCTGGATGGACTGAGGGTCAGCCATCTTCCTCAAGAACTGAGCTGCCCTGAAGTCACagtgagagagaacaaagtcatttctttttacagaagcaaaacaaaaaatctcaaaCGTAAAGATGGTTTTATGTAAGGGTCAGAACCGTTTGTAGGCGGAGTGATCATTCTTGACGCTACATTTCATGTTCTTGAGTTCATCCAGCACCGCAAACATGTTGATAAATTTGCCCAGTGTGAGCAGGTAGGCCTCCGACACAAAGTCTTTCCTCCTCTCAGCGTGGCACAGACGCTTCACCTCGCTGCAGAAGCGCTCTATGGCTTTCCGCTGTGAAAACATAATAAACATCAGCCTGATCACCGATGCTGTAATCAGAACAGAAAATAGGCCAACAGCAGCTCTGGTTGTCTATCAAGATTAGACCTGCACATTTTATGGTCTGTGGGCCCCATCCAGCCTTTGAGATGTCTCTGTGGTCAATATAGAGTTTTGACTTAAACATGCATTAAATGTTAATTCTGCACACAAATctggaaataattttgttttgaaaaacaagCTTTTCTTTAAGAAATCTGCTGTCACTTGTCTGTTTGAGTAGCTGTATTAGCACCCTGTGTGTTCACCACATGCTAAAAAGAGCCCTTGATAGAGAATGAAGAGTTTTTAACAACATAATGAACTCTAAATAAGGACTGCATCGTCAACATATCAGTGTGTGCATAACAATATTGCCAACAACAGTTTGAATTAACACTATAAGAacttgtatatattttgtttccacatgtgcttttctaaaaaattattatttagaataaaacaatGTACAGTTTTGGTAAGCCACATTTTATTGATTAGTTGCAATGACTAATGCTACCAGCAGCCTATATATGtctatatataaaaacatttggaaTAATAGAGTACAGCCAATGATCCAGCCCCCAGCGACTATACAGACTCATGTCCAGAGTCACTCATGTGCCCCTTTGGTAAAATTAACCCTTGATCTAAATCTAGTTGGCTGTTTGTGAAACCGTCTGCTCCAGAGATCTCCTctgtttaaattatatttagacATGTTTCGTGGGGGGGGGGCTTTCCCTTTAAATCACAAACAATACTATAAATCTCCTGACCTTCACTTGTTCGTTTGAAAAATCAGGCTGGACCATCTAACTCACCTGGAAGTACATGAACTTCATGAGCTTGGTCACTTCTGGTTCCAACACCTCCACAGTTTTCTCATAGATCTCCACTCTATTGGGCTGCTCGTTGCATTTCACCTAACAAACACAAGGGGGGGCCATTATTCAGCTTGACTTGGGAGTTCagtttagaatcagaatcagaatcagaatcagaaaagctttattgccaagtacgttttttggacatacaaggaatttgttttggcgtaatTATGTAATTAGTAATTAGCTTTGAATCTAAAACCAAAAGGAAACTATTTACTAATattcattttgttcattttgggTATGTTTTGTctgtaattaaaacaaaagttatGTTCAGATTGAATAAAGACTTGCAGGTATCCCTAAAGGCCTGCTGAGGAAAAGGTTTTCCTTTCCAGATACAACACTGCAACATGATGTTTTCAACAAGGTGGCTGTCACAACAAGTAAAGAGCGAGCCGAAGCACATAGCTGGCCACCAAGCTTCTGCTACAGCCGCCAAATGATGCCACTTTTGGCAGGTCAACGTCCATGTTCACTAACAAGGTTTGTTTGTGTGCTCAATCTGCACAGCAACGcatgcttgattttttttttttttcaggtaaaTTTGTTTCTGAGGGATTactgatgtaaaaaaataaaactcctcTCTATAAGAATGTATCAATAATAagggttttctttgttttttttacctgtggAATGGCTCTGGAGCAGCTCCTCCATGTGTAGAGCATCACAGCGTATTCGTGTCCTTCCTCCAGCATCTCATTCTGCACAAATGGAGAATAAACACCAGATATAATTCAACACAAAGCAATTGAAAAGTCACTTCTGAGGAAAATCTGACATGATAACTTCAATTTCCTGTATGCAGGGCTCTGCAAACGTTATTCATACCcgtgtaacatttattttatatttagattATTAACCATCTGAAATGTTCCCTCTGCTTCACAATTGTGAACTACatcatgttggtctatcacataaaatcccaataaaatacaatgaagtttgtgattttaattGTAACTCAAATCACTATTGAATTGTTTACAAAGTCACCAAACAACATCGCACTTGTCAAACTCATCAGCTGAGTCACTTGTTCCCAAACTACATGAATATTTGTGCAGGGCTTGATGGCTTCCTCTCTTAAAATAGGTAACCATACCCACCCTGACAGTCTTCAATGTCATTTCCACTCCCTGATCAAGTAAAGTTATATAAACCACCACTCCTCTTTGCTAGTCAAATCACATTCTCCATTCATTCAGTGTCAGGGGCCTTAGTGGTGTGGGGCATTACTGATTCACCAACCTGTGAGTGGAAAGTGTGTCTGTAAGGGTGCGTGTGTGTTTTGTCCATGTGTACAAGATGAGCCGAATGAGGACAAAAGTGCCAAATGATGTTCAGTTCAACTAAAACAAGGCTCCCTTTACGAGCACGAGGCTGTTTCCCACAGAGGGTGCTGTGCTGACGAGAACAGGAACAGAAACGACTAAATGTGGAGTACAAAAGAAATTACGgaaatatgtgtaaaaataaGGCTGACAGCAGGTCagggaatttttttctttttctgtagcAGAAAACTTGGGCTCACCATGCTGGAGTGGACTGTGGCTTGCTCTATGTAACGGGCGATGCCGGTCACAAAGGCGTTCCTGTCTTCAAAGTTGGTGTCAAAGTTCGCCTGCAGGAACACAGACAAAGCAGTCTTAAACAGGCTCTAAGGGGGGAGGAGGGTTATAGTGTTAAATAAGCGAGGGGTGTACCTGGTACATAATGGAGGAGGGGGGTGGTTCGATGCATGGCTGCTGGTCTGGCAGCGGCAGCTCCTCCAGCAGGTCCACGTTGGACAGAGCATCCTCCAGCGTCACGTGGGTTGTCATGGTAACAAGGCCTCACTCAACAACACCTGGGTCTGAGAGAGAAACCGAGACAGGAAGTAGGTATATGAGCAGAGTGCAAAGGTGCGCTGAGGAAGCAGATTCCCTTTAACCTCTTATGCTCCAACCCCCGAGGGAAGAATTTTATTGTCATCACCGTAGGTTCCCTTAGCTTAACATAGACATGTGTTGTAGCCACAGAAATCTTAGAATTTTGACtaaaagctgataaaaaaaaataaaacatttctacgAACACCAAGCACAGTTAAAACTAACTGCACAATATGGCATCATCGGTCTCAGCTGCTCAGCACACAGCTTCACGTAACCAGCATGTCTGCTGAAACCAGAGATCTCACAGACTCCACTAAGTTTTGTCACAATCCCCCCCAGGATTTACTTAAACAGCAACAAAGGAAGACCAGAACTATCACTTGCAT contains these protein-coding regions:
- the cyfip2 gene encoding cytoplasmic FMR1-interacting protein 2 isoform X1, encoding MTTHVTLEDALSNVDLLEELPLPDQQPCIEPPPSSIMYQANFDTNFEDRNAFVTGIARYIEQATVHSSMNEMLEEGHEYAVMLYTWRSCSRAIPQVKCNEQPNRVEIYEKTVEVLEPEVTKLMKFMYFQRKAIERFCSEVKRLCHAERRKDFVSEAYLLTLGKFINMFAVLDELKNMKCSVKNDHSAYKRAAQFLRKMADPQSIQESQNLSMFLANHNRITQCLHQQLEVIPGYEELLADIVNICVDYYENKMYLTPSEKHMLLKVMGFGLYLMDGNVSNIYKLDAKKRINLSKIDKFFKLQVVPLFGDMQIELSRYIETSAHYEENKSRWTCTQSSISPQYNLCEQMVQIRDDHIRFISELARYSNSEVVTGSGLDSQKSDEEYRELFDLALRGLQLLSKWSTHVMEVYSWKLVHPTDKFCNKDCPGTAEEYERATRYNYTSEEKFALVEVIAMIKGLQVLMGRMESVFNQAIRNTIYAALQDFAQVTLREPLRQAVRKKKNVLISVLQAIRKTVCDWEGGREPPNDPCLRGEKDPKGGFDIKVPRRAVGPSSTQLYMVRTMLESLIADKSGSKKTLRSSLDGPIVVAIEDFHKHSFFFTHLLNFSEALQQCCDLSQLWFREFFLELTMGRRIQFPIEMSMPWILTDHILETKEPSMMEYVLYPLDLYNDSGYYALTKFKKQFLYDEIEAEVNLCFDQFVYKLADQIFAYYKAMAGSVLLDKRFRAECKNYGVIIPYPPSNRYETLLKQRHVQLLGRSIDLNRLITQRISAAMYKSLDHAISRFESEDLTSIVELEWLLEINRLTHRLLSKHMTLDSFDAMFREANHNVSAPYGRITLHVFWELNFDFLPNYCYNGSTNRFVRTAIPFTQEPQRDKPANVQPYYLYGSKPLNIAYSHIYSSYRNFVGPPHFKTICRLLGYQGIAVVMEELLKIVKSLLQGTILQYVKTLIEVMPKICRLPRHEYGSPGILEFFHHQLKDIIEYAELKTDVFQSLREVGNAILFCLLIEQALVSQEEVCDLLHAAPFQNILPRVYIKEGERLEVRMKRLEAKYAPLHLVPLIERLGTPQQIAIAREGDLLTKERLCCGLSMFEVILTRIRSFLQDGVWRGPPPTNGVMHVDECMEFHRLWSAMQFVYCIPVGTHEFTAEQCFGDGLNWAGCAIIVLLGQQRRFDLFDFCYHLLKVQRQDGKDEIIKNVPLKKMADRIRKYQILNNEIFAILNKYMKAVETDSSTVEHVRCFQPPIHQSLATTC
- the cyfip2 gene encoding cytoplasmic FMR1-interacting protein 2 isoform X3, translating into MDKTHTHPYRHTFHSQNEMLEEGHEYAVMLYTWRSCSRAIPQVKCNEQPNRVEIYEKTVEVLEPEVTKLMKFMYFQRKAIERFCSEVKRLCHAERRKDFVSEAYLLTLGKFINMFAVLDELKNMKCSVKNDHSAYKRAAQFLRKMADPQSIQESQNLSMFLANHNRITQCLHQQLEVIPGYEELLADIVNICVDYYENKMYLTPSEKHMLLKVMGFGLYLMDGNVSNIYKLDAKKRINLSKIDKFFKLQVVPLFGDMQIELSRYIETSAHYEENKSRWTCTQSSISPQYNLCEQMVQIRDDHIRFISELARYSNSEVVTGSGLDSQKSDEEYRELFDLALRGLQLLSKWSTHVMEVYSWKLVHPTDKFCNKDCPGTAEEYERATRYNYTSEEKFALVEVIAMIKGLQVLMGRMESVFNQAIRNTIYAALQDFAQVTLREPLRQAVRKKKNVLISVLQAIRKTVCDWEGGREPPNDPCLRGEKDPKGGFDIKVPRRAVGPSSTQLYMVRTMLESLIADKSGSKKTLRSSLDGPIVVAIEDFHKHSFFFTHLLNFSEALQQCCDLSQLWFREFFLELTMGRRIQFPIEMSMPWILTDHILETKEPSMMEYVLYPLDLYNDSGYYALTKFKKQFLYDEIEAEVNLCFDQFVYKLADQIFAYYKAMAGSVLLDKRFRAECKNYGVIIPYPPSNRYETLLKQRHVQLLGRSIDLNRLITQRISAAMYKSLDHAISRFESEDLTSIVELEWLLEINRLTHRLLSKHMTLDSFDAMFREANHNVSAPYGRITLHVFWELNFDFLPNYCYNGSTNRFVRTAIPFTQEPQRDKPANVQPYYLYGSKPLNIAYSHIYSSYRNFVGPPHFKTICRLLGYQGIAVVMEELLKIVKSLLQGTILQYVKTLIEVMPKICRLPRHEYGSPGILEFFHHQLKDIIEYAELKTDVFQSLREVGNAILFCLLIEQALVSQEEVCDLLHAAPFQNILPRVYIKEGERLEVRMKRLEAKYAPLHLVPLIERLGTPQQIAIAREGDLLTKERLCCGLSMFEVILTRIRSFLQDGVWRGPPPTNGVMHVDECMEFHRLWSAMQFVYCIPVGTHEFTAEQCFGDGLNWAGCAIIVLLGQQRRFDLFDFCYHLLKVQRQDGKDEIIKNVPLKKMADRIRKYQILNNEIFAILNKYMKAVETDSSTVEHVRCFQPPIHQSLATTC
- the cyfip2 gene encoding cytoplasmic FMR1-interacting protein 2 isoform X2, producing MTTHVTLEDALSNVDLLEELPLPDQQPCIEPPPSSIMYQANFDTNFEDRNAFVTGIARYIEQATVHSSMNEMLEEGHEYAVMLYTWRSCSRAIPQVKCNEQPNRVEIYEKTVEVLEPEVTKLMKFMYFQRKAIERFCSEVKRLCHAERRKDFVSEAYLLTLGKFINMFAVLDELKNMKCSVKNDHSAYKRAAQFLRKMADPQSIQESQNLSMFLANHNRITQCLHQQLEVIPGYEELLADIVNICVDYYENKMYLTPSEKHMLLKVMGFGLYLMDGNVSNIYKLDAKKRINLSKIDKFFKLQVVPLFGDMQIELSRYIETSAHYEENKSRWTCTQSSISPQYNLCEQMVQIRDDHIRFISELARYSNSEVVTGSGLDSQKSDEEYRELFDLALRGLQLLSKWSTHVMEVYSWKLVHPTDKFCNKDCPGTAEEYERATRYNYTSEEKFALVEVIAMIKGLQVLMGRMESVFNQAIRNTIYAALQDFAQVTLREPLRQAVRKKKNVLISVLQAIRKTVCDWEGGREPPNDPCLRGEKDPKGGFDIKVPRRAVGPSSTQLYMVRTMLESLIADKSGSKKTLRSSLDGPIVVAIEDFHKHSFFFTHLLNFSEALQQCCDLSQLWFREFFLELTMGRRIQFPIEMSMPWILTDHILETKEPSMMEYVLYPLDLYNDSGYYALTKFKKQFLYDEIEAEVNLCFDQFVYKLADQIFAYYKAMAGSVLLDKRFRAECKNYGVIIPYPPSNRYETLLKQRHVQLLGRSIDLNRLITQRISAAMYKSLDHAISRFESEDLTSIVELEWLLEINRLTHRLLSKHMTLDSFDAMFREANHNVSAPYGRITLHVFWELNFDFLPNYCYNGSTNRFVRTAIPFTQEPQRDKPANVQPYYLYGSKPLNIAYSHIYSSYRNFVGPPHFKTICRLLGYQGIAVVMEELLKIVKSLLQGTILQYVKTLIEVMPKICRLPRHEYGSPGILEFFHHQLKDIIEYAELKTDVFQSLREVGNAILFCLLIEQALSQEEVCDLLHAAPFQNILPRVYIKEGERLEVRMKRLEAKYAPLHLVPLIERLGTPQQIAIAREGDLLTKERLCCGLSMFEVILTRIRSFLQDGVWRGPPPTNGVMHVDECMEFHRLWSAMQFVYCIPVGTHEFTAEQCFGDGLNWAGCAIIVLLGQQRRFDLFDFCYHLLKVQRQDGKDEIIKNVPLKKMADRIRKYQILNNEIFAILNKYMKAVETDSSTVEHVRCFQPPIHQSLATTC